The stretch of DNA CCGCACCTCTCCTCTGCATGAGCGGCTCGGCGCGCGTGGCGCCTGTTTCGGCGAGGCGGCCGGCTGGGAGCGCGCCAACTGGTTCGCGCCGGAGGGCGTCGAGCCGAGATATGAGTACAGCTACGGTCGGCAGAACTGGTTCGCACACTCAGCCGCCGAACACCTCGCGGTGCGCCAGGCGGTCGGGCTGTTCGACATGACCTCATTCGGCAAATTCCGCGTCGAGGGCCGCGATGCGGAGGCGGTGCTGCAGCGCATCTGCGCCAATGATGTCGCGGTGGCGCCGGGCCGGATCGTCTACACCCAATGGCTGAACGAGCGCGCCGGGATCGAAGCGGACCTCACCGTCACGCGCCTCTCGGAGACGGTCTATCAAATCGTCACCGCTGGCGCCGCGGCGCGCCGGGACCTTGCCTGGCTGAAGCGGCACATCCCCTCGGACGCGCATGCGATCGCGACCGACATCACCTCGGCCGAAGCCGTGCTCTGCGTCATGGGCCCGAACAGCCGCGCTTTGCTTCAGGCCGTATCGGGAGCGGATCTCTCCGATGCGGTCCATCCCTTCGCGACGGCGCGGGAGATCGAGATCGGCTATGCCCGCCTGCGCGCGGCTCGCGTCACTTATGTCGGAGAGCTCGGCTGGGAGCTTTATGTTCCGACCGAATTCGCGCGCGGCGTGTTCGACGCGCTTGCGGAAGCCGGGCCGGCCTTCGGGTTGCGGCTTGCCGGGCTGCACGCGCTTGATTCCTGCCGGATCGAAAAGGCCTATCGGCATTGGGGACATGACATCGGCGATGAAGATACGCCGCTGCAGGCCGGCTTGATGTTCGCGGTCAAGCTCGACAAGGGCGATTTCATCGGCCGCGAGGCCCTGCTGCGGCAGCGTGAGGCGGGACCGAGGCGCCGGCTCGTCCAATTCCTGCTCGCTGATCCCGAGCCGCTGCTCTATCATGACGAACCGATCTGGCATGGCGGGCGGATGGTCGGCCGTACGACATCGGGCGCCTATGGGCATCATCTGGGCGGGGCCGTGGCGCTCGGCTATGTGCGCGAGGATGAGGCGCCGGTCCTCGAGCGCGTCGTGGCCGGCGGCTTCGAAATCGAGATCGCGGGGCGGCGCCTCACGGCGCAGGCGAGCCTGACCCCGCTCTACGACCCGAAGAACATCCGCGTGCGTGCCTGAAGCGAGCGCGGCCAGAGCATCCCGGAGGAGCCGCCATGACGATCCACGCCATCGCAACCGCCGAGACGAACGCCGCCCGGATCGCCGATATCGTGCGCCGCCAGCCGAAAGCGCACTCCTTGGACCAGGCGCTCTACAACAGCCCCGAGGCCTTCGCGCATGACATGGAGCGCCTCTTCTTGCGGCACTGGATCCTCGCCGGACACGCGTCGAGCGCTCAAAATCCCGGGGATTGGGTTCTCTGTGAAATCGCCGATGAAAGCATCATCATCTTGCGCGGCAAGGACATGCGGCTCAGGGCCTTCGTCAATGTCTGCCGGCACCGCGGATCGCGGATCTGCAAGGGCTCGTCGGGCCACGCCTCGGTCCTGGTCTGCCCCTATCACGCCTGGAGCTACAATCTCGACGGGACCTTGCGCGCCGCCCGCTACATGCCGGCCGAATTCGACAAGTCGAAATTCGGCCTGCGAAAAGTGCATCTCGAGGTCATCGAAGGGCTCGTCTTCATCTCGCTCGCCGAAACGCCATTGTCGCTGGACAAGGCGCGCGCCGGCATCTCGGCCGCCTACGGCCCCTATGGCTTCAGCAGCGCCAAGGTTGCGCATCGGGAAACCTATCATATGGAGGCGAACTGGAAGCTCGCGGTCGAGAACTATCTCGAATGCTACCATTGCACCCCGTCGCATCCGGAATATTCCAGGCTCCACGCGCTGGAGCAGCCGCTCGACAGGATCGAGGGTCTGAACGCTGCGATGGAGTCGCGCACCTGCGCGCTCGGCGTCAGCGTGGCCTCGATCGACCACCGGGTCGGTTCGTCAACCGGCGAGGCCTCGATCTTCACCTTCCGCTACGCACTTTATGACGGGATCAAGACCGGCGGACCGGACGGCAGGCCGGTGGCGCCGCTGATGGGCGCCTTCACCGACTATGATGGCGGGGTCACCTCGACCCATTTCGCGCCCTCGAGCTTCTTCATCGCCTATCCCGACCACGGAGTCCTCTACCGTTTCATGCCGCTGACGCCGTCGACCTGCGCCCTCGAGCTCGTGTGGCTCGTCAAGGGCGACGCGCAAGAAGGCGTCGATTACGACCTCGACAAACTCACCTGGCTCTGGCGGGTGACGACGCAGGCCGACAAACGGATCACTGAAGACAACCAAAAGGGCGTGAACTCCCGCTTCTATGAGCCGGGCCCCTACGCTCCGGTCGAGCCGAACGTCATCCGCTGGATCGAATGGTACCTTGGAGAAGTGGCCTGACGCAGGGGCTTTGTCATCGAGAACCTTAATCGGCTCGCAGAAGCTCAACCGGGTAGTTCTCGCTCATGCCGACGCACGTTGCTGCTGGTTCTCGAGCGTGCGGTCGGCAAAGCGTCCCTGCCGGTGGGCGTAGAACGTCTGTGCCGGTGGATGGCGCGCTTCGCCCTTGTTCAGCCCGGCTTGGCACGGGCGGTGCCGCTATGAGCTCTCAAGCCAGCCCAGGCGCGCTCGATTCACCCGACCTCGCCGAGCGCGAAGTCGAGGCGGTGGGCGCGTCGCGAACCATCAGCATCACCGAGGAGCCGCAGGCGCTGATCCCCTACGCGCAGCACAAAGGGTCCTTTGACGTATTGTTCGCGGCTTCGGGCAACCAGGCGGCGCTGCGTGGCGCACTCGATGTGGTGCGTGTGGGCGGGGTCATCGTCCAGCTCGGGCTCGGTGGCGACATGACCTTGCCGGTCAACGTCATCGTCGCCAAGGAGCTCCAGCTGCGCGGCAGCTTCCGGTTCGACGAGGAATCGTGAATTTGAACGGGTCGCCGCTTGGGCCCGGAAAGGTCATCTCCACAAAATAGGCGACCCAGCCCTGCGATGGCGCGGCCATCCGGCCGACATAAAGGCCATCGCCCTCGTCCTTTATAACCGAGCTCGTAAATGCCGGCCCGATCGTCTGCAGACGAAAATCGCGCGTCGTCCCGTTTGCCGCTTGCCACAGCATGACCTCTGTCGGCTTCATCGACGTTTTCACCCGGATCGAGCCGTCGTCTTCGAAGTGCCAGGTGAACTCGGGTCGCGTTGCCCCGCTGACGATCGATTCGTAGAACGCAAGCGCGCTCTCTGCGGCGTCGGTGCCCTTGTCCTTGAGCGAATGGTCGGTGTTCGGCAGGTAACGGAGGTACTTCTCCCCCATAAGCCCGTCGAAGTAAAATCGGGAGGAGTCCGGCAGGAAGAATTGGTCTCCGGTCGAATTGACGATGAATTTCGGCATCGTCAGGCGATCGCGATAGGAGTACGGGTCCTCGATTCGCATGAGCGCTTGGAACTGCGGCGTGCCTGCCCAGTCCATGATCCCCATATCCTCGTACTCCCGCACCGCCGGCGCCCAATTGCCATAGGCCTGGTAGTGATGGTCGAAGGACGGCTCGATATTCAGAAGGTCGATGACCACCGGCACAACCCCGACCACGCGACTGTCGACCGCTGCAGTGGTCCACGCTGTCCAGCCTCGCTTGGAGGCGCCGCCGACCACGAAACGATCGACGGCAATGCTGCGGCCTTGTCCGGTGCTGCAGAAGGCCGTGATCGTGTCCATGGCCCGAACCGCGCTCTTCGTCATGGGGAGACGCAGCGGCCAGGTGTCGTCGCCGGTCCTCAGATATTTGTCCCAGCTATAGGCGGTGATCGCGTCCTCGGAGCGCTGCCGCGTCTCTCCTGCAAATGTCAGGGGCTGGTTTGGCACCATGCGCAGCTCGCTCACCACCGAGCCGGTGGTCACGGCGAGCAAACTAGCGAGCGGATTGATGCGCGCCGGGGGTTTGCTGTTGTTCGAGCCCCCCGCTGATCACGAGGATGCCTATCCGCGTCTTGACCAGCAGCGGCACGACGATGGTGAGCCAGTGCTTCCAAATCGGCCGGTCTACCTCCGCTGCCCCGCGCCATTGCTGCGAGGTCATCTCCAGCACGTAGCCCGTGTATCCGTCACCAGGGATCGTGTTGATCAAACCATAGCGGTAGCTTGGATCGGGCGAGGCGACGTAACGGTCGAGCGCTGTACTCCCCTCGGCGAGGCTCGGGGATGTCACGAGCGTCGCCAATCCCGCCCCGAACAAGGCGATGCCGAGCGCAAGCGCACGCCACTTCGAGCTGGTGGTCATCGCGGCTCGCTCATCCGCCGCAGCGCAGTCGCGGCCGCCACCCGATCAGCAGGTCACGTGAAAAAGCCCGATCTTCTTCGCATGCGAGCTGTTGAACGCATGAATCGCCTTGGGGGTTGGTTGCAACAGGACCTTGCAGCCCTTTTTTTCGAAATACGTCTCAGCTTCCGGCGAAAGATGCACATTGCCCACGTGGCCCGAGCCGAGAATTAGCTCCTCGCATCCCTTCTCAAAGACGAACTTCGCTTCGTCCTTCGAGAGGATATGCGAGGTGCCGTAGTATTTTTTCGATAGCTTCTTCTTCCGCTTCGCCACTTCGCCGGAGAGGCGAATGATCACGTCGTGCTCATAGGTCTTTCCGTCAATCGTGATGGTACCGAATGTGGTGCGTTCGATCTCCATGGCCTGACCCTTCTTCCCGATCTCGGCACGAGGCTCTGGCTCCGCCTCGGCAGACGAGCCCCGCATCAGTGCGACCCGGATGCCGTGCTCAAGCCGGAGTCCGTTCAATTTGCGCGCAGTGACTGAGCTTGGAATAAAATCGAGGCGCCCATGCGGCATAGACCGTGATTGCACGCGCAGCTGCTTCAGGTGTCCCTAAGAGGACGCTGCCGCACACGGGACAAAAGTGTCGCATCGCCTTGAGTCGGCTGCCTCCCGTCCCCCGGTCACACCGTCCTCAGGGGTCGTCAGCTACCCGCCATGATCCTCATCAGCGATTTCCGCTCGCTGGGAGAATTTTCGCGCGTGACTGATCTCTTCGGCCCCGACGACAAGCGTATCCTCCACCGACCACTCGATGGTGACGGCTTCCAATAAGGCGGGGGTCTTGATGCCGAAGCGATGCTGCTGCTTCAGCGTGATCGCGGCGCCGAACTCGGTCTCGACGACGTAGCGGTGCATCTCGCCGACGAAGGTCACTTCGCGGACGATGGCCGGCAGGACATTCACGGCGGTCGTCCGCGACGCCGCGCCGCTCTCCGCGAAGAGCAGCTTTTCCGGGCGAACCGTCAGGACAACCGGTGCGCCGGCGTCGAAGCCGGCATGCCCGATTGCTCGCACCTTCGCAGCGCCGAGGCTGACGACGAGCTTGTTCTGTTCGACGCCTTCGACCCGACCTTCGAGGAAATTCGACTCGCCGACAAAAGACGCGACGAAGCGATTTGCCGGCCGGTCGTAGAGATCGCCCGGGCTGCCGAGCTGCTCGATCCGTCCGTTGTTCATGACGGCGATCCGGTCGGACATGACGAGCGCCTCGCGCTGGTCATGCGTCACATAGATGAAGGTGATGCCGAGCCGCTCGTGCAGGCGCTTGATCTCGAGCTGCAGCCCTTCGCGCAATTGCTTGTCCAAGGCGCTCAAAGGCTCGTCCATCAACAGGACGCGCGGGTTGAAGATGATGGCGCGCGCCAAAGCGATGCGCTGCTGCTGCCCGCCCGAAAGCTGCCGCGGAAATCGCGCCTGGTAGCCGGCAAGCTGCACCGTCTCCAGCACCTCGGCGACACGCTTGGCGATTGTCTCTCTGTCGACGCCGCGCTGCTTCAGCGGGAAGCCGACGTTCTCCGCGACCGTCATGTGCGGGAAGAGCGCGTAGTTCTGGAACACCATCCCGATATTGCGGCGATATGGCGGCATCCGCACGATCGGTGCCCCATCGATGAAGATCTCGCCGGCGGTCGGAAACTCGAAACCGGCGATCAGCATCAGCGTCGTCGTCTTGCCCGAGCCGCTCGGGCCGAGGAAGGTGATGAACTCGCCCGGGTCGATCGTGAGGCAAAGATCGTCGACCGCGACGACGCTGCCGAAGCGCTTGTCGAGATGGTCGAGCACGACAGATGCGCCGGACGGGGCCTTGCGAGCCGCTGCCTTCTCGGTCGAGGATTCGATCGTCATCGCCGTCATGATCGCAGGATTGAGAATCTTTCACACAGATGGACATCTATGGTAAGCAGGTCGCGACAGCTACGTCATCTGCAAATGTGGAATCCCATGATCCAAGCGCTGGCTCGGCGTAGGTGGGGGACCTGTCCTTGGCAAGCTGTCAGCGGTCCCGCCCGTCGAGGCGGCCCCGTGACCGGTTCCTTTGGCTGGTCGCAGGACGGCGCGTGATGGCATCGGCGGCGACAAGCTCGGGACGCGGCGCCTCGCAGCGCGGTCATGTCGCCCTGGTGCTGCCGCTTTTAATTTATCTTGGAGTCTTCTACGCCTACCCGGTCGCGGCCATGATGTTTCGCAGCATTCACGAGCCGCACTGGACTGCCGACAACTTCGTGCAGATCTTTCAGACCGGGGTCTATCTCCACGTCCTCTGGCTGACGGTTCGGATCAGCCTGATCGTGACCGTGGTGTCGCTTATGCTCGGTTATCCCGTGGCCTATGTGCTGGCTCGCGTCGACCCGGCGAAGTCCAACCTCCTCATGATTCTTGTGCTGGTGCCGTTTTGGACCAGCATTCTCGTGCGCACCTACGCATGGATGGTCCTGCTGGGACAGCAGGGACTCATCAATCAGCTCCTCCTTTCGCTTGGCGTAATTGACGAGCCAGTGCGGCTGCTCAACACGACCTTCGCTGTCTATGTCGCCATGGTCCACGTGTTGCTGCCGTTCATGATCCTGCCGCTCTACGGCGTCATGCGCGGCATCGACGAGAACCTATTGCGGGCGGCGCAAGGCCTCGGTGCCAGGCCGATCAATGTCTTCCGCCAGGT from Rhizobiales bacterium GAS188 encodes:
- a CDS encoding putative spermidine/putrescine transport system ATP-binding protein; this translates as MTAMTIESSTEKAAARKAPSGASVVLDHLDKRFGSVVAVDDLCLTIDPGEFITFLGPSGSGKTTTLMLIAGFEFPTAGEIFIDGAPIVRMPPYRRNIGMVFQNYALFPHMTVAENVGFPLKQRGVDRETIAKRVAEVLETVQLAGYQARFPRQLSGGQQQRIALARAIIFNPRVLLMDEPLSALDKQLREGLQLEIKRLHERLGITFIYVTHDQREALVMSDRIAVMNNGRIEQLGSPGDLYDRPANRFVASFVGESNFLEGRVEGVEQNKLVVSLGAAKVRAIGHAGFDAGAPVVLTVRPEKLLFAESGAASRTTAVNVLPAIVREVTFVGEMHRYVVETEFGAAITLKQQHRFGIKTPALLEAVTIEWSVEDTLVVGAEEISHARKFSQRAEIADEDHGG
- a CDS encoding putative spermidine/putrescine transport system permease protein/mannopine transport system permease protein, encoding MASAATSSGRGASQRGHVALVLPLLIYLGVFYAYPVAAMMFRSIHEPHWTADNFVQIFQTGVYLHVLWLTVRISLIVTVVSLMLGYPVAYVLARVDPAKSNLLMILVLVPFWTSILVRTYAWMVLLGQQGLINQLLLSLGVIDEPVRLLNTTFAVYVAMVHVLLPFMILPLYGVMRGIDENLLRAAQGLGARPINVFRQVVLPLSLPGVSAGCLLVFILALGFFITPALVGGPQDLMIAVLIQQQVDLFNWPLASALAVVLLAAALLIFAIFVRTLGVEQAFGRART
- a CDS encoding Rieske 2Fe-2S family protein, producing the protein MTIHAIATAETNAARIADIVRRQPKAHSLDQALYNSPEAFAHDMERLFLRHWILAGHASSAQNPGDWVLCEIADESIIILRGKDMRLRAFVNVCRHRGSRICKGSSGHASVLVCPYHAWSYNLDGTLRAARYMPAEFDKSKFGLRKVHLEVIEGLVFISLAETPLSLDKARAGISAAYGPYGFSSAKVAHRETYHMEANWKLAVENYLECYHCTPSHPEYSRLHALEQPLDRIEGLNAAMESRTCALGVSVASIDHRVGSSTGEASIFTFRYALYDGIKTGGPDGRPVAPLMGAFTDYDGGVTSTHFAPSSFFIAYPDHGVLYRFMPLTPSTCALELVWLVKGDAQEGVDYDLDKLTWLWRVTTQADKRITEDNQKGVNSRFYEPGPYAPVEPNVIRWIEWYLGEVA